The nucleotide sequence GAGCGCTTGTTCGTGGTCATGGCGTCCTCCTGCTCCCTGACGGCTTACGACGCAACGAAACGGCGCGGCCCCAGAACCGCAGGTCGTTGCGGCCCAGCTTCTTGACCGCGTACATCGCCCGGTCGGCCTTGGCGAGCAGTCGTTCCGGCGTGGTCCGGCCTTCGATCATGCAGCCCCCGATGCTGACCGAGGTCCGGACCCGGCGGCCGCGCAAGGTGAACGGCCGCCTCATGACGTGCAGGATCTTGCGGGCCACCCGGGCGGCGTCCTGCCGGCCCGAGACCGGGTCGAGGAGCAGGGCGAACTCGTCGCCCGCCCAGCGGGCCACGACGTCGGTCCGCCGGACGCAGCCGCGCAGGCGCGCCGCCACCGCCATCAGGAAGGCGTCGCCCGCGGCGTGGCCCCAGCGGTCGTTGACGTCCTTGAAGTAGTCGAGGTCGAGGAAGAGGACGCAGAGCTGGTCGCGGGAGGGGCGGCCGGCCAGCGCGCGCCGCAGTCGCTCGTTGAAGAGGCGGCGGTTGGGGAGGCCCGTCAGGGGGTCGTACTGGGCGAGATGCGTGAGGCGCTCCTCGTTGAGCTTCGGGCTCGTGATGTCGCGCGAGATGCCGATGTAGCAGCGCGTGTGGCCCCAGGCGTCGGTGATCGCGCTGATCGTGAGCCATTCGAGGTAGACCGCGCCGTTCTTGCGCCGGTTCCAGATCTCGCCCTGCCAGCAGCCGGCGCGGCGGATGTCGCTCCACATCCGGCGGAAGAACGCGCGGTCGTGCTTGCCGGAGTGTAGGATGCGCGGATTCCGGCCGATCAGCTCCTCGCGCGGGTAGCCGGTGACGGAGCAGAAGGCGTCGTTGGCCGCCATGATCGAGCCGTGGGGGTCGGTGATGACGACGCCGTCGTGCATGGATTGGATGACCTGCCATGCCGTGATGGACAGCGCCGGCTCGCGCGACCTGGCCATATCGTCGGGTCGTGCAATGGACCGGCCAAGGGGGGGAAAAGCATGCCCGGGGAGCGGGCACGGTCGACGCGACGTACGCGTCCGAGCTCGCTGCTCCCGGGGGAGGTGACGGGTCATCCCGGCCTCCGCATAAGGGAGGTGCAATGGAACGGCCAGGGCGGGCCGAGTCGTAGCGTTGCACCAGGGTTTTCGACGCAGGAGGGTCTATGCCGCGGACCATCGAGTTCGGCCGGCGGCGGGACGAGTGCGCCGCATGACCGCCCCGCACGAGCCCGCCAAGGCGGTATCCCGCATCCTCGAGGCGCTGTCCCGCTTCGAGCCCGCTCCCCGTCCCGTCTCCCTGCTCCTCAAATAACGCGGTCGCCCACCCGGTGGAGCATTCGTTGCTGGCGAGGGAATGACCATGTTGAAAGACCGCGAGACCGCCGCCTGGCACCGCCTGCCTCCGGAGGAGGCCCTGTCCGCCCTGGGCTCGTCGGCCGCCGGCCTGAGCGCCGCCGAGGCCGCGGCGCGCCTGGCCGAGAACGGCCCCAACGCGCTGGCGTCCGCGCCCCGCCGCTCCGCCGCCGCGATCTTCCTCGCCCAGTTCGCCGACGTCCTCGTGGTCGTCCTCCTGGCCGCGGCCGTGGTCTCGGGGGTGATCGGCGACCTCGAGGACACGGTCGTGATCGCCGTGATCCTCGTCCTCAACGCGGCGATCGGCTTCTTCCAGGAGTACCGCGCGGAGAACGCCCTGGCCGCGCTCAAGGCCATGACCGCGCCGACCGCGCTCGCGCGGCGCGACGGCGAGCTCGTCACGGTGGCGGCCGCGGACCTCGTGACCGGGGACGTCGTGGCCCTCGAGGCGGGCGCCGTCGTGCCCGCCGACCTGCGCCTGCTCGAGGCGGCGCGCCTGAACGTCAACGAGTCCGCGCTCACCGGCGAGTCGGTGCCCGTGGAGAAGTCCGTCGCCGCCGTGGACAAGGACATCCAGGCGCTGGGCGACCGGCGCAACATGGCCTATGCGGGGACCATCGTCACCGGCGGACGGGGGACGGGCGTGGTCGCGGCCGTCGCCATGGCCACCGAGTTCGGGCGCGTCGCCGGCCTGTTGCGGGACACGGAGGAGGTCGGCACGCCCCTGCAGAAGCGCCTGGCCTCGTTCGGACGGCGGCTGGCCGGCGTCGTGCTGGGCATCTGCGCGCTCGTCTTCGCCGCCGGCGTGCTGCGCGGCGAGCCGGTCCTCCAGATGCTGCTGACCGCCGTGAGCCTGGCCGTCGCCGCGGTGCCCGAGGCCCTGCCCGCGGTGGTGACGATCTCGCTCGCGCTCGGCGCGCTCAAGATGGCCAAGCAGAACGCGCTCGTGCGCCGCCTGCCCGCCGTGGAGACCTTGGGCTCGGTCACCGTCATCTGCTCCGACAAGACCGGGACCTTGACGCTCAACAAGATGCGCGTCGAGGAGATGCACGGGGAGGGGGAAGGACTCGTCGCGGCGATGGCGCTGTGCAGCGACGCCCGCGAGGACTCCGAAGGGCGGATCACGGGAGACCCGACCGAGGCGGCCCTGCTCAGCGCGGCGCTGAGCGCCGGGGCGGACCTGCGCGCGCTCGCGCGGCTCTATCCCCGCCTCGAGGAACTCCCCTTCGATCCCGAGCGCAAGCTGATGACCACCTTCCACCGCCACCCCGAGGGAGGGTTCGTCTCTTTCACCAAGGGCGCGGCCGAGGCCGTGCTCGAGCGCTGCGACGCCGCGCAGCCCGAGGCCGCGAAAGCCGCCGAGAAGCAGGCGGCCTCCGGCCTGCGCGTGCTGGCCCTGGCCTCGCGCCGCTGGGCGGAGCGCCCCGCGACCCTCACCCACGACCGGGCCGAGGCCGGGCTGACCTTGCTCGGCGTCGCCGGCCTGCTGGACCCGCCCCGGCCCGCGGCGCGCGCCTCGGTGCTCACCTGCACGGAAGCGGGGATCAAGACGATCATGATCACCGGCGACCACCCGCTCACGGCGTCGGCGATCGCGCGGCGGCTGGGCATACTGAACGGGGACGACGGGGTCATGGACGGCGTCGAGCTCGCCTCGCTCGGCGACGAGGAATTCGCGCGCCGGGTCGAGGGCGTGCGGGTCTACGCGCGAGTGGCCCCCGAGCAGAAGCTCCGTATCGTCAAGGCGCTTCAGCGCCACGGGGAGGTCGTCGCGATGACCGGCGACGGCGTCAACGACGCGCCGGCCCTGCGCCGCGCCGAGATCGGCGTGGCCATGGGGGTCGCGGGGACCGACGCGGCCAAGGAGGCCTCCGCGATGGTGCTCCTCGACGACGACTTCGCGACGATCGTCGCCGCCGTCCGCGAGGGACGGCGGCTGTACGACAACATCCGGCGCTTCGTGAAGTACCAGCTGACGACGAACTCCGCCGAGGTCTGGATCATCGCGAGCGCGCCCGTGCTGGGCCTTCCCATCCCGCTCCTGCCCATCCACATCCTGTGGATCAACCTGCTCACCGACGGCCTGCCCGGGCTGGCGCTCGTCGCCGAGCCGGCCGAGGCCGGCCTCATGCGGCGCGGCCCGCGGCCGCCGGGGGAGAGCATCTTCGCCCACGGCCTGGGCCTGCACGCCGTCTGGGTGGGCGTGCTCATGTCGTTCCTCGCCCTCGGCGCGCAGTTCCTCCTCGTCTCCCGGGGCGACGCGCATTGGCGGACGATGATCTTCACCGTGCTGGTGTTCACCCAGATGGGCCATGTGCTCGCGATCCGCTCGGAACGCGAGTCGCTGTTCTCCCAGGGGCTGCTGTCCAACAAGCCGCTGTTCGCCGCGGTGGCGGGGATGATCCTGCTCCAGCTCGCCGCGGTCTACCTTCCGCCTTTCCAGCGCGCGCTGAAGACCCAGGCGCTGAGCCCCGGCGAGCTGGCCGCGGCGGCCGGATTGTCCACGGTCGTGTTCTTCGCGGTGGAGCTCGAGAAATGGCTCAGGCGCCGCGGCGCTCGCGGATGATGTCGTAGAAGCCGAAGGCGAGCGCGATCGCGAGCGGGCCGATGAACAGGCCGGCGATCCCGAAGGCCTTCAGCGCCCCGATCACCGCGACGAACACCAGCGGGATCGGGAGCTTCGTCTGGGCGCCGAGGAGGATGGGGCGCACGACGTTGTCCGACAGGCTCACGACGAGCACGAACCAGAGGGCGAGCGCCGCCGCCTTCGCCGCGGCCCCCTGGAGCGCCGTATAGGCCACGACCGGCACCCAGATCACCGCGGAGCCGACGAAGGGGATCGGCGAGAGCAGGACGCAGGCGGAGCCGAGGAGGAAGGCGAAAGGCACCCCGAACAGCGCGAAGCCCGCCCAGGCGAGCGTTCCCTGGAGAAGGGCGACCGCGAATATGCCGTTGGCGACGGCGAGCAGGACGCCGCGGATCCGCGTCAGCAGCCGGGCCTTGTCCGCCTCCGGGAGCGGGATCAGCTCGCTGGCGCGGCGGACGACGTCCTCCCCGTCGCGCAGGAACAGGAACAGCGCCGCGGCGAACACGGCGAAGTTGAGGAAGACGACCGCCGCGTTCTTGGCCAAGGCCCGCGCCGCGCCGCCCGCCCAGGCGCCGACCTGGTCGAGGTTCTCGAGCACGGCCTGACGCGGCTTGAGGTTCAGCGCCGCGGCCAGGTCGCGGCCCGTCGCGACGACGCCCGCGAGCCTCTGCGGCGGCTTCCAGCCGGCCCCGCCGTTCTCCGACAGCACGGCCAGCCGGTAGCGGGCCGCCGGATAGGCCTCCTCGGCCTCGCGCAGGAGGGCCCAGCCGCCGAAGAAGAACGGCACGGCCCCGGTCAGGCACACCAGCGCCGTCAGCGCGGCGGCCGCCGCCCCGGGACGGCGCGGCGCGCGGCCCGCGCAGGACTTGTGCAGGGGGGCGAGGACGAGCGCGACCGAGGCGGCTGCGAGCAGCGCGCCGAGGAACGGGGCGAAGAGGCGCGCCGCGAGCAGGGCCAGCAGCAGGCCGGCGACGGCGAGGAAGCGGGTCTCCATACCGGGTGAGCCAGCAACGTTCCTGCCCGCCTCGCGCCGGTCATCGCGTATCCGCGGGGTCGCGGGGGGCCGTCCCGAGCCTGCGCAGGACGTCCTCCATCAGGCACCAGCGCGTGAACGCGGACTGGAGGAGGTTCGCCCCGACGAAGGCGGTGAACCAGAGGAACCGCGCGTCGACCCAGTGGGCCAGCGCGAGGCTCGCGAGGATGAAGCTCCCCGCGATGGCGCGTATCTGTCGTTCGATCGTCATCGGTCTTCCTCCATCATGAAGTAGAGTACGGGCACGGCGATGCGCGAGAGCACGGTGGAAGCGACCTCGCCCGCCATCAACGCCACCGCCAGGCCCTGGAAGATGGGGTCGAACAGGATCACGCCCGCGCCCGCGACGACGGCCGCCGCGGTCAGGAGCATGGGCCGGAAGCGCACCGCGCCCGCGTCGATCACCGCGTCGCGCAGAGTCATGCCCTCGCGGCGGCGCAGCTCGATGAAGTCGACGAGGATGATCGAGTTGCGCACGACGATGCCCGCGCCCGCGATGAAGCCGATCATCGAGGTGGCGGTGAAGAAGGCGCCCATCGCCCAGTGCGCGGGCAGGATGCCGACCAAGGTCAGCGGGATCGGCGCCATGATGACGAGCGGGACGGTGAAGGACTCGAACCAGGCCACGACGAGGCCGTAGATGAGGAGGAGCACCAGGGCGAAGGCGACGCCCATGTCGCGGAACACCTCGTAGGTGATCTGCCACTCGCCGTCCCATTTCAGCGCGAGCTTGGAGCGGTCGTCGGGCAGGCGCGTGTACCAGGTCTCGAGGTCGACGCCGGCGTCCCTCGCCAGCCTCTCGATGCGCGGCTTCAAGTCGAGCAAGGCGTAGACCGGACTCTCCGTGCGGCCCCCGACCTCGGCGATCACGTAGGACACGGGCCGCAGGTTCTTGTGGTAGACCGGGCCGTCCGCGTCGAGCCTCGATTCCCGCGTGAGCGCGCCGACCGTGATGGGCGCGCCGGAACGGGCGATCAACGACACCGCGCGCGCCCCGTCGAGGGAGCGGCGGCGGTCCTCCGGAAGGCGCAGGGCGATCTCGACGGGCTCGAGCTCGCCGTCCATGTGCGCCAGGTCCAAGGTCTCCCCGGCGAGGCCCAGGCGCGCGGCGGCGGCGACCGAGGCTGGCGCGATGCCGTTGAGCGTCGCCTTCTCCCGGTCGACGACGAGGCGGCTCAGCGGCTCCGGCGAGGGGACATAGGTGTCCACGTCGGTGACGTCCGGGGTCATCTCGAGCAGAGCCTTCAGCCGCCGGGCGAAATCGTCGCGCTTGGCGGCATCGGGCCCGTACACCTCGAACACCAAAGTCGACAGCACGGGCGGGCCCGGCGGGACCTCGGCCACCTGCACGCGCGCGCCGTATTTCCGGGCGATCTCGGTGACGGCCGGCCTCACTCCGCGGGCGATCGGGTGGCTCTGCCGCCGCTTGCCCTTCGGCGTCAGCCGCACGACGAGGTCGGCCTGATCGGGATTCGTCCGCAGGAAGTAGTGACGCACGAGGCCGTTGAAGTTGTGCGGCGCGCCCACGCCGAGGTAGGCGATGACTCTCTCGACCTCGGGGACAGCCCGCAGGACCGCGGAGAGCTCCGCCACCGCGCCCTTCGTCGCGGTCAAGGACGAGCCCTCGGGCATATTGAGCACGACCTCGAAGTCGTCCTTATCGTCGAACGGGAGCATCTTGATGACGACGGCCTTCAGCGGCACGAGCGCGGCCGCGGCCAGGAGCATCAGCGCGGTCGCGGCCAGGTACCAGGCCCGCGCCTTGCGGTCGTCGAGAAGGCGGCCCATCACGCGGCGGTACAGGCGGTCGAGTGCGCCTTCCTCCGCGTGCGCCTTGGCCGGGCTCGGCTTCCAATAGGTCAGGATCTTCACGAACGCCCAGGGAGACACGACGAAGGCGATGAAGGCCGAGAACAGCATCGCGAACGAGGCGCCGACCGGGATCGGGCGCATGTACGGCCCCATGAGGCCGCCGACGAAGGCCATGGGCAGGATCGCGGCGATCACGGCCCAGGTGGCGAGCAAGGTGGGGTTGCCCACCTCGTCGGTGGCGTCCACCGCGAGCTTCCACAGAGGCCGTCCGTCGCCCATCGCGAAGTGACGGTGGATGTTCTCCACGACGACGATCGCGTCATCCACTAGGATCCCTATTGAAAAAATGAGCGCGAACAAGGTGATCCGGTTGAGCGTGTAGCCCACCATCCAGTACACCAGCAAGGTGAGCGCGAGCGTGACCGGCACGGCGATCAGCACCACCAGCGCCTCGCGCAGACCGAGGGCGAGGGCCACCAGCACGGTGACCGAGAGCGTGGCGAGCAGCATGTGATAGAGGAGCTCGTCGGACTTGTGCTTCGCGGTCTCGCCGTAGTCGCGCGTGACCGTGACGGTCAGCGCGCCCGGAAGGGACTCGCGGGCCTTCTCCACCCGGGCCAAAGCGGCGCGGGTGACGGTGGTCGCGTTGGCGCCGCGGCGCTTGGACACCTGGAGCGTCACCGCGGGGACCGCCGCGCCGGAGGGCCCTTCGTAGACGGCGACTTCCCGCTCGTCCTCGTCGGGGCCGTCGACGACCTTGGCCACGTCGGCGACGCGCACCGGCCGCCCGTCGGAGACGCCCAGCACCACGGCCCGCAGATCGTCCGCGCCGCGGATGAAGGCGTCCGTCTCCACCTTCACCGCGCGCCCGCCCGCGTCCACGGTGCCGGACGGAAGGCGGCGGTTCGAGGCTCTCAAGAGCCCCGCCAGATCGAGCGGGGACAGACGGCGGCGCGCCAGCGCCGCCGGGTCGAAGAACACCGACAGGCGCCGGCGCCGGCCGCCCAGGATCTCGACGTCGGCCACGTTCTCGACGGTGGTCACCACGCGGCGCAGCTCGGCGGCGGCGCGGCGCAGCTGGAGCGGGGAAAGTCCGGCGCCCGTGAGGGTCAGGGCCAGGACCGGCACGTCGTCGATCGAGCGGGGCTTGATCAGGGGCTGCCCCGCGCCCGGAGGGAGCAGGTCGAGGTTGGCGAAGGTCTTGGTGTAGACGCGCGTCATCGCGTCGTCGGGGTCGGTGCCGACCTTGAAGCGCACGATGAAGAAGGCGCCGTTGTTCTGGGCGGTCGCGTACACGTACTCGACGCCGGGGATCTCCATGAGGCGGCGCTCGCCGACGGCGACGACGCGCTCCGACACCTCGGCCGCGCTCGAGCCGGGCATCGGCACCATGACGTCGAACATCGGCACGTTGATCTGCGGCTCCTCCTCTCGCGGCAGGCGGGCGGTCGCCATCGCGCCCAGCGCGATCGCGCCGAGCACGATCAGGGCCGTCAGCTTGGAGCGGACGAAGGACTGGGCCAGGCGCCCGGCGGGTCCGAGGGGGGGGTGGGCGTTCATCGCGGGACCTCCAGGCTGCGGCCGAGCACGGCCACGGCGTCCGGGTCGAAGCGCCCCTGCGCGGCGCGCAGGGCCGCCCATTCGGAGCGCTGGCGGCAGACGGCCTCCAGCCGCGCCTCCTCGAGGCGGGCGACGGCTTCCTCCGCGCGCAGGACCTCGAGCACGCTTTGTCGGCCTTCCCGATAGAGGGGGCGGACCTGCTCGAGCGACTCTCGCGCCCGGGACAGGGCCTCGCGCAGCTCCGGGAGCGCGGCGGCCAGGCCCCGGAGGCCCGCGGCGCGGGCCAGGACCTCTCCGCGGGCCGCGTCCTCGGCGCTCATCCGCGCCGCGCCGGCCGCGGCTTCATCGGCCGCGGCGCGCGCGCGCCGCGAGGCGTACGCGGGGTCGCCGAACAGCACGCTCGCGCGCACGCCCACGAGGCGGCTCGCGGCGCCGGAGTTGAAGCCGTCGGCGGAGTTATTCACCGCGGCGAAGGCGTCGACCGTCGGCAGCAGGCTGTGCCTGGCGCCGTCGCGGCGCACGCCGGCCGCCCGCTCGCGCAGGCCGGCCGCGCGCAGGTCGGGGCGCGCGGCCAGGGCCGCGGCGACGAGGGCCTCGTCGCTCTCCAGAGGGGCCGCCCAATCGAGCAAAGCCCCGGTCGTCTCGGGCGCGGGCCCGCCGAGCAGGACGCCCAGCTCGGAGCGGCTCGCCTCGCGCTCGGCCGCGGCGCGCGCGCGCCAGGCCTTGAGGCCCGACAGGACGGCGAGCGCGGCCTGGTGATCGGAGCCGAGCACGAGGCCCTGCTTCTTGAGGCGCTCCGCGCTGTCGACCGCGGCGCGCGCCGTGGCCAGGCGGGCGTCGAGCTCCTCGAGGACGCCCTCCGACTTCAGGGCGCGCAGATAGGCGCCGGCCGTCCGCAGGCGCACGGCCTGGGCGGCCGCGCCGCCCATGACCTCCGCCTCGTCGGCCGACAGCGCCGCGAGCCTCCCCGCCCGCGTCAGCTCGAAGCCGGTGAACAGCGGCACGCCCAGCTCCAGGCTCCCGTGCACGGCGGTGCGGTAGCCGGGATGATTGAGCGTGTCGGGGTTGAAGTCGGGGGCCGTGACGGCGCGCCGCGTCATCAGCTCGCCGAAGGCGTACAGCGGGTCGTCGCCGCGCATCGCCGACGCGCGGGCGCTCAGGCGAGGCCAGCGGGTCCAGAACGCCTCGCGTCCGGCGGCCTCGGCCTGGGCCCGGCGGGCCTTCGCCTCGGCGGCCGCCGGCGAACGCAGGACGGCCGCCTCCGACGCGGCCGACAGGTCCAGCGCCGCGGCGGGCGCGGCGGCCAGGATCAGGAACAGCGGGAAGACTCTCATGGTTCGATACCCCTCACCTGTTGGATGCGGGCCGATCCAAAAGGATTCAGGGATCGCGCTATCGGCGGCGCAACGCGGCGGCCAGGGCGCGGCGGGCCGAGGCGGGGGGAGGGGAGGCGCGCTTGAGCGCGCGCAAGGTCAGGACGGTGTGCTCCAAGGTCTTGAGCAAGGAGGCGCAGGAGCGGCACGAGGCGCGGTGGCGGGCGAGGAGCTTGCGCTGCGGCGCGGGTAGCTCCTGGTCGAGGTAATCGAGCAGGAGGCCCACGCGCCGGCGGCAGGACATCTTCTCGAGCTTCATAGGGAGCGCTCGAACTCGTCGCGGAGGAACAGCCGCCCGCGATGGAGGCGGGATTTGACCGCGGGGATGCTCAGCTTCAGGATCTTCGCCGTCTCCGCCGCGGAGAGCCCCTCGACGTCGCGCAAAGTCAGCACGAGCCGGTACTCCATCGGCAGCTTGGCCAACGCCCCGGAGACTTTTCCGATGAGCTCCTTCTTGTTGGCGGCCTCCTCCGGGGTGGGGGCCCAGTCCCGGAATTGATGCGACGGGGCGTCCTCGTGGTCGTGCGGGCGGTCGAGGAGCGGCACGAACGGCTCGCCGCGCTTCTTGCGCCGCTTCATCAGGCACAGGTTCGAGGCGATGCGGTACAGCCAGGTGCCCAGCTCCGAATCGCCGCGGAAGGCCTTGAGCTTCTTGAAGGCGGTGATGAAGGTGTCCTGGTAGACGTCGTCGGCCTCGGCGGAGAGGCCCGCGCAGACGGTCTTCGCCAACCGGTAGATGCGGTCCTCGTAGCGGCCGACGAGGCTCGAGAAAGCCTCGGTGTCCCCGTTGCGGCTGCGTTCGATGAGTTCTTTTTCCGCCTGCACGCGCTGATTATAGTGCATCCGGCCCGCCGGGCATGCGCCTTTTTTTATTTTTCATTTCTCCCTCAGGGGTTTTGAGCAGAAATCTGCGCAAAACCAAACACGCGGGTTTTGAGCTGGGATTCGATCAAAACCCTCTTCGAGAAAATCAAATAGGGCCGAGGGAACAATTCGGGGGGCTCGATCGTATGAGAGGATGCGATTTCGCAGATACCCGTATGAATGGCCGGGAATCCCGGCGTGGTGCTGGCCGCGCGTCGCGCGCGAGCTTCCGTCGATCAGGAAACAGCCGTTCCTGAAGGCTCTGCGAAAGGGCGGGCGGCCCCGCTGCGACGACCGGTTGGCTCTCGGGGCGATCCTCTGGCGACTGCGCTGCGGCGGCACCTGGAGCGAGCTTCCGGAGCGGTTCGGCTCCGCCGCCACGGCGCGCCGGCGCCTGGCGAAATGGCAAAGGGGGTGCATTTTGGAGCGGGCCTGGCGCGCGTATCTTTATCAGCAAAGCAGGGGCGAGCTGGAGCGCTGGCGGGACTGCTTCGAGGCTGGCGCCTTCCGGGGCGAGTCGTTCTGGCGCTACGATCTAGACCGCGTCTGGAGGACGGAGTTCGCGCCGATCGTGGCGGAAAAACTATGATGGACGGGTGAGCCAGCCCTACGCCGACTTCGTGCGGGAGTTCGAGTCGCTTCTCGAGCGGGCCGTGCGCCTGCCGCGCGGGGGCCTGCGCCCCGCGCCCCGTCCCGCGCCGAAGCCGGACGCTCCCCTGGCGCTCATCCTCGCGCCGCATCCCGACGACGAGTGCATCGTCGGCGCCCTGCCCCTGCGCCTCCAGCGCGAGGGAGGTTGGCGCGTCGCCGTCGCGCCGGTCACCTTGGGCTCGCGCCCGGAGCGCCGGGAGGCGCGCCTGGCCGAGTTCCGCGACGCCTGCGCCTTCCTCGGCTGGGACGCTCTGTCCCTGCAGGACGGCGGCCTGGCCGACCTCCTGCGCCGCGAGAGCCCTCGTCTCGTGCTGATCCCGCACGCCGAGGACGCGAACTCCACTCACCGCCGCGTCCACGGCCTCGCCGTGTCGGCGATGCGCTCGCTCGGGTCGGGCTTCCGATGCGCCGTCGCGGAGACCGAGTACTGGTCGACCATGCCCGACCCGAACCTGATGGTCGAGACGCCGGCCGAGGCCGCGGGCGACCTCGTCGCCGCGCTCTCGTTCCATAAGGGCGAGATCGAGCGCAACCCCTACCACGTCCTCCTGCCGTGCTGGCTCGCCGACGGCGCGCGCCGCGGCGCGGAGCTCGTCGGCGGCCAGGGCGCGTCCGCGCCCGCATTCCGGCTCGCCGCGCTCTACCGCCTCTCGGCGTGGAACGGCTCCGCGCTCGCGCGCGCGGCGGGTCCGGGCCGCGTCGCGGCCGCCGGCGCGGACCTCGCGGTCATCGTCGGCCCGTGAGGACGAAGCCCAGCACCGCCCCGTAGAGCGTGCTGACGTAGGGGTTCGACGTCAGCGGGCAGGTCCCCGTGACGCAGCCCACGAAGCGGTAGTAGGCGTAGCCGGCGATGGCTCCGAGCAAGGCGCCCCAGGCCTCCTGGGGCAGGGCGGCGAAAAGCATCTTCATCGGGGGCCTCTCACAGGATCCGGTCGATGTGCGACTTCAGCGCCGCCTTAGGCATCACGCCCGTGGCGCGGTCCACCAGCGCGCCGCCCTTGAAGAACATCATCGTCGGGATCGCCGAGATGCCGAGTGCCTCGGTCGCCGCCGGGTTCTCGTCGGTGTTGAGTTTGCCGATCTTGACCCGGCCCTCGTATTCGGCGGCCAGCTCCTCGACGATCGGGCCGAGCATCCGGCACGGCCCGCACCAGGGCGCCCAGAAGTCGACGACGACGGGGATCGGGCTGTTGAGGACCTCCGTCTTGAAGTTCGCGTCCGTGATCTCGATATGGCTCATGTGCGCACCTCCTCTCTCCTGTTTGGATGCGCGCCGGTCGAAAAGGATTCGCGAAGAAAACCCTAGGGCGGGCTGGCGATCCGGCCGTCGTGGACCTCGAAGATCCGGTCGAAGCCCTCGACCATGCGGCGGTCGTGGGTGACGACGAGGATCGCGGAGCGGTTCTCCACCGCGAGCTTCTTGAGGAGAGCCATCACATTCCGCCCGTTCTCGGTGTCGAGGGCGGCCGTCGGCTCATCGGCCAGG is from Elusimicrobiota bacterium and encodes:
- a CDS encoding TolC family protein; protein product: MRVFPLFLILAAAPAAALDLSAASEAAVLRSPAAAEAKARRAQAEAAGREAFWTRWPRLSARASAMRGDDPLYAFGELMTRRAVTAPDFNPDTLNHPGYRTAVHGSLELGVPLFTGFELTRAGRLAALSADEAEVMGGAAAQAVRLRTAGAYLRALKSEGVLEELDARLATARAAVDSAERLKKQGLVLGSDHQAALAVLSGLKAWRARAAAEREASRSELGVLLGGPAPETTGALLDWAAPLESDEALVAAALAARPDLRAAGLRERAAGVRRDGARHSLLPTVDAFAAVNNSADGFNSGAASRLVGVRASVLFGDPAYASRRARAAADEAAAGAARMSAEDAARGEVLARAAGLRGLAAALPELREALSRARESLEQVRPLYREGRQSVLEVLRAEEAVARLEEARLEAVCRQRSEWAALRAAQGRFDPDAVAVLGRSLEVPR
- a CDS encoding sigma-70 family RNA polymerase sigma factor, with amino-acid sequence MQAEKELIERSRNGDTEAFSSLVGRYEDRIYRLAKTVCAGLSAEADDVYQDTFITAFKKLKAFRGDSELGTWLYRIASNLCLMKRRKKRGEPFVPLLDRPHDHEDAPSHQFRDWAPTPEEAANKKELIGKVSGALAKLPMEYRLVLTLRDVEGLSAAETAKILKLSIPAVKSRLHRGRLFLRDEFERSL
- a CDS encoding transposase, which translates into the protein MRFRRYPYEWPGIPAWCWPRVARELPSIRKQPFLKALRKGGRPRCDDRLALGAILWRLRCGGTWSELPERFGSAATARRRLAKWQRGCILERAWRAYLYQQSRGELERWRDCFEAGAFRGESFWRYDLDRVWRTEFAPIVAEKL
- a CDS encoding PIG-L family deacetylase codes for the protein MSQPYADFVREFESLLERAVRLPRGGLRPAPRPAPKPDAPLALILAPHPDDECIVGALPLRLQREGGWRVAVAPVTLGSRPERREARLAEFRDACAFLGWDALSLQDGGLADLLRRESPRLVLIPHAEDANSTHRRVHGLAVSAMRSLGSGFRCAVAETEYWSTMPDPNLMVETPAEAAGDLVAALSFHKGEIERNPYHVLLPCWLADGARRGAELVGGQGASAPAFRLAALYRLSAWNGSALARAAGPGRVAAAGADLAVIVGP
- a CDS encoding YtxH domain-containing protein, translating into MLFAALPQEAWGALLGAIAGYAYYRFVGCVTGTCPLTSNPYVSTLYGAVLGFVLTGRR
- the trxA gene encoding thioredoxin, yielding MSHIEITDANFKTEVLNSPIPVVVDFWAPWCGPCRMLGPIVEELAAEYEGRVKIGKLNTDENPAATEALGISAIPTMMFFKGGALVDRATGVMPKAALKSHIDRIL